The Lentisphaera araneosa HTCC2155 genome has a window encoding:
- a CDS encoding NAD-dependent epimerase/dehydratase family protein, which produces MKKRILITGISGQIGTNLAYNLIDKGFEIFGIDKRQNTWTNDLTTVHQDLSSRYDNFTDGLGCLDYGKVDLVIHLAANAKVHELVEYPTRALDNFMMTFNMIEYCRNNNIPIIYSSTREVYGDIQRYITNEADASFHTTESPYSASKISGEAFLYSYSKCYGLPYICYRFSNVYGRYDNDIERMERVIPLFYEKIKNGEPITIYGEDKVLDFTYVDDCVAGISSGVDKILTGEVQNKTFNLAHGSGNPLRTVADVFQEELGVKADLSFEPSRVGEVTHYVADISSAKKYLGYEPQTDLVNGLRKAAAWYASQSK; this is translated from the coding sequence TTGAAGAAACGAATTTTAATTACTGGTATTAGTGGCCAAATCGGAACAAACCTAGCCTACAATCTCATCGACAAAGGTTTCGAAATCTTTGGTATTGATAAACGACAGAACACATGGACAAATGACCTCACGACAGTCCACCAAGATTTATCTAGCCGTTACGACAACTTCACAGACGGCCTCGGCTGCCTAGATTACGGGAAAGTAGATTTAGTTATTCACTTAGCGGCAAATGCCAAAGTCCATGAATTAGTCGAATACCCAACACGAGCTTTAGATAACTTCATGATGACTTTCAACATGATTGAATACTGTCGAAATAACAACATCCCTATCATCTACTCCTCTACTCGTGAAGTCTATGGCGATATCCAGCGCTACATAACCAACGAGGCTGATGCAAGTTTCCATACGACTGAAAGCCCTTACTCAGCAAGTAAAATATCTGGAGAGGCTTTTCTCTACTCCTATTCAAAATGCTACGGCCTACCCTATATCTGCTACCGTTTTAGCAACGTCTACGGTCGCTACGATAATGATATTGAAAGAATGGAACGTGTCATCCCCCTCTTCTATGAGAAAATCAAAAATGGCGAACCCATCACTATTTATGGTGAAGATAAAGTCCTTGATTTCACCTATGTAGATGACTGTGTTGCGGGTATATCTTCTGGTGTCGATAAAATCCTTACTGGCGAAGTACAAAACAAAACTTTCAACCTCGCCCATGGCTCTGGCAATCCACTGCGAACTGTTGCAGACGTTTTCCAAGAAGAACTTGGCGTAAAGGCCGACCTCAGCTTTGAACCTTCGCGCGTTGGTGAAGTCACTCATTATGTAGCCGATATTTCGAGCGCCAAAAAATACCTCGGCTATGAGCCTCAAACCGACCTCGTTAATGGCCTCAGAAAAGCCGCTGCTTGGTACGCTTCACAGAGCAAATAA
- the pgsA gene encoding CDP-diacylglycerol--glycerol-3-phosphate 3-phosphatidyltransferase produces MNIANKITVSRFGLTLVFVVLAQFDSNAFFRWAALLVAITAALSDFLDGYLARKHKLITDFGKLMDPLADKILVAAAFFVLCKKSVIPDWFAIIIVTREFAVTGLRQIAASKNIIIQADKFGKIKTVLQFTYLGIIALFWTIKGNTQVIHNKNLSTFINILMLVTAYITLTSGYRYFTNNKNLFNKNI; encoded by the coding sequence ATGAATATCGCCAACAAAATCACAGTGAGCCGTTTCGGCTTAACATTAGTATTTGTCGTGTTAGCTCAGTTTGACTCAAATGCCTTCTTTCGCTGGGCAGCCCTCCTTGTTGCTATCACTGCGGCACTGTCCGACTTCCTAGATGGTTACCTTGCGAGAAAACACAAGCTCATCACTGATTTCGGCAAGCTCATGGATCCCCTTGCTGACAAAATCTTAGTCGCTGCAGCATTTTTTGTTTTGTGTAAAAAGAGCGTAATACCCGATTGGTTTGCCATTATTATTGTGACACGTGAATTTGCAGTAACGGGCTTAAGGCAAATTGCCGCCAGTAAAAACATAATCATCCAAGCCGATAAATTTGGAAAAATAAAAACTGTTTTACAGTTCACCTATCTTGGCATAATTGCTTTATTTTGGACTATCAAAGGCAACACTCAAGTCATCCACAACAAAAACCTATCTACTTTCATCAACATCCTCATGCTTGTTACTGCATATATAACCCTCACTTCGGGTTATAGGTACTTTACCAACAACAAGAATCTATTCAACAAAAATATTTAG
- a CDS encoding ABC transporter permease subunit, with protein MHNTFHIARGAFLESLRDPAIIVIFFVTALINIILPVTALFVFREQFRMIVDNFMATILLGGLILSVFSADRVMGKEISQGTAGFIFSKPVSRVEYVLGKLLGVMTLMVFYGFCSSMELLISLRCAGDQFRLEWGIYAMLIVASLVLPYLGGALRNFLKGGNFCQSSMLILLVSLIVATSIAHFLPGHSKGEEGLNGQVAIGFMILSFALALMGSVAITMMTRLRVTGTFIMMFLVFLGGATADYFFGIAADKGNVFARLMHVMLPNWQSFWQAEALAIKINIPTAYLIWSFIYMLTMICFFSSLACFLFQGRELHGEAS; from the coding sequence TTGCACAATACATTCCACATCGCGCGTGGAGCTTTTTTAGAAAGCCTAAGAGATCCCGCAATTATAGTGATCTTTTTTGTTACGGCTTTAATTAATATTATTTTACCAGTAACAGCATTGTTTGTATTTAGAGAGCAGTTCCGCATGATTGTCGATAATTTCATGGCCACTATTTTATTGGGTGGTTTGATATTATCAGTTTTTAGTGCCGATCGTGTGATGGGCAAAGAAATTTCTCAAGGAACAGCGGGTTTTATTTTTTCTAAACCTGTAAGCCGTGTTGAATATGTCTTAGGTAAATTGTTAGGTGTAATGACTCTGATGGTATTTTACGGTTTCTGCAGTTCAATGGAACTGTTGATTTCTTTAAGGTGTGCAGGAGACCAGTTTAGACTTGAATGGGGAATTTACGCAATGCTTATTGTTGCGAGTTTAGTCCTTCCTTATTTAGGGGGAGCTTTACGCAATTTTCTAAAGGGTGGAAACTTTTGTCAATCTAGTATGCTGATATTGCTAGTTTCATTAATAGTAGCGACTAGCATTGCTCATTTCTTGCCAGGCCACTCAAAAGGAGAAGAAGGACTTAATGGGCAAGTGGCCATAGGTTTTATGATACTGAGTTTTGCTTTAGCATTAATGGGTAGTGTTGCGATAACAATGATGACCCGCTTACGAGTTACAGGAACCTTTATTATGATGTTTTTAGTTTTTTTAGGAGGCGCCACTGCGGATTACTTCTTTGGGATTGCAGCTGATAAAGGAAATGTTTTTGCTCGCCTCATGCATGTAATGCTGCCGAATTGGCAGTCTTTTTGGCAGGCTGAAGCTCTGGCAATTAAGATTAATATACCAACTGCCTATCTTATATGGTCTTTTATTTATATGTTGACTATGATTTGTTTCTTTTCATCATTGGCATGTTTTTTATTTCAAGGCAGAGAATTACATGGAGAAGCGAGTTAA
- a CDS encoding LysR family transcriptional regulator has protein sequence MNINLHHLELFYYVAEAEGISNAVKVMPYAIQQPAISQQIVSLEKHLGVKLFERRPFCLTDAGRVLIAVVAPFMEKLATIEDELRDLDKQRLRLGCASLIAEHYIPQILPDLMKKYPKLMPVINELEGRSPYRDLISGDLDVVISSEPLPRSKKFNNETLLTIPYRVIVKKESPLVQNFQWSEQCLDSMSWVALQEDSYSMNLLKQEMRKHGCAPVYGALTNTISAALKYIQLGLGAGFMITPPKFLLESHGLVALNTDFLAEAEIGLAWREKDELKDILSSFRELARDLIMSRRSDFVS, from the coding sequence ATGAATATAAATCTACATCATTTAGAGTTGTTCTATTATGTTGCTGAAGCAGAGGGAATTTCCAATGCAGTAAAAGTAATGCCTTACGCTATTCAACAACCCGCAATTAGTCAACAGATTGTGAGTTTGGAGAAGCATCTAGGGGTCAAGCTATTCGAAAGACGACCTTTTTGTTTAACAGATGCGGGTCGAGTTCTTATTGCGGTAGTGGCTCCGTTTATGGAAAAACTAGCTACAATAGAAGATGAATTGCGAGACCTAGATAAGCAACGTTTACGCTTGGGTTGTGCTTCGCTCATTGCTGAGCATTATATACCTCAGATTTTACCAGATTTAATGAAGAAATATCCTAAACTGATGCCCGTAATTAACGAGCTTGAAGGGCGCTCCCCATACAGAGACTTAATTAGTGGGGATCTAGATGTGGTGATTTCCTCAGAACCTTTGCCGAGAAGCAAAAAATTTAATAACGAGACTTTGCTTACTATTCCCTACAGAGTGATTGTTAAAAAAGAGAGTCCTTTGGTGCAAAATTTCCAATGGTCGGAGCAGTGTTTAGATTCAATGAGTTGGGTTGCTTTACAGGAAGATAGTTATAGTATGAACTTGCTCAAGCAAGAGATGAGGAAGCATGGTTGTGCCCCCGTATATGGAGCCTTGACTAATACAATTTCTGCAGCTTTAAAATATATTCAGCTTGGTTTGGGAGCTGGTTTTATGATTACTCCGCCAAAGTTTTTGTTAGAAAGTCATGGTTTAGTTGCACTCAATACAGATTTTCTTGCGGAAGCAGAAATAGGTCTAGCCTGGCGAGAAAAAGATGAGCTCAAAGATATTTTATCGTCGTTTCGAGAGTTAGCACGTGATTTGATTATGAGTCGCCGTAGCGATTTTGTGTCATGA
- the rnhA gene encoding ribonuclease HI, which produces MKKEVLLATDGACKGNPGPGGYGTILIFNQYRKEFAEGFRLTTNNRMEMLAVIKGLEALKESCKVKVLSDSKYIVDNVKGGHPWKWQARGWVLASKKPAKNSDLWEDLLNLLAKHEVEFEWVKGHSGHELNDRADELATGAAEQGTLLEDYGFEK; this is translated from the coding sequence ATGAAAAAAGAAGTTTTATTAGCGACAGATGGGGCATGCAAAGGGAACCCAGGGCCCGGAGGATATGGAACAATTCTAATATTTAATCAATATAGAAAAGAGTTTGCGGAGGGATTTCGCCTCACAACAAATAACCGTATGGAAATGCTAGCGGTTATAAAAGGTTTGGAGGCTTTGAAAGAAAGCTGCAAAGTGAAAGTACTAAGTGATAGCAAGTACATCGTAGACAATGTCAAAGGGGGTCATCCTTGGAAATGGCAAGCACGGGGCTGGGTATTGGCGAGTAAAAAACCTGCAAAGAATTCTGATTTGTGGGAGGATCTTTTAAACTTACTCGCTAAACATGAGGTCGAATTCGAATGGGTGAAAGGCCATAGTGGGCACGAACTGAATGATCGAGCTGACGAGTTGGCGACTGGCGCAGCTGAACAGGGAACTTTGCTAGAAGATTACGGTTTTGAAAAATAA
- a CDS encoding S41 family peptidase, with protein MIKKLLLLVTVINLAFGAYYYYKKNSMNPKFSENFYLLEEASDKLKSSYVDESKVGNEDLTKGALKGMLKGLDPYSTYYTPSQNKDQEEDLKGKFAGVGILFRVEDDGVYVRKVYEDSPAEKAGVQGGDYVVQANEVSLVGLDSRGVVGELKGEPGSKLDVHVIRGEDKLTLTLERGYVSVPTIKLAKMLDDEIAYMYISQFGASTSSEFRKKIGALTEAGMKGLILDLRFNGGGYLNSAVGICSVFLEYGSLVAYKEGRDADREDLLDMTDESLDHIPLVVLVNEDSASASEVTAACLRDYERCILVGEKTFGKGSVQVITQLSNGGSIRFTIAKYFTPGGYIIHGKGLDPDVEVELNSTEKQDLSKQISNYSTVDSEDPKDKQFVKAYEALQVELQSSRTKAPFFVELTNDEK; from the coding sequence ATGATTAAAAAACTTCTATTATTAGTCACTGTGATTAATTTGGCTTTTGGAGCTTACTACTATTATAAAAAGAATTCTATGAACCCTAAGTTTAGTGAAAATTTTTATTTACTTGAAGAAGCGAGTGATAAATTAAAGAGTTCTTATGTGGACGAAAGTAAAGTTGGGAATGAGGATTTGACCAAGGGCGCCTTGAAGGGGATGCTTAAAGGTTTAGATCCTTATTCGACCTATTACACGCCTAGTCAAAATAAAGATCAAGAAGAAGATCTCAAAGGGAAGTTTGCTGGGGTAGGGATTCTTTTTAGAGTTGAAGATGATGGTGTTTATGTAAGGAAGGTGTATGAAGATTCTCCAGCAGAAAAAGCTGGTGTTCAAGGTGGGGATTACGTAGTACAAGCTAATGAAGTTAGTCTAGTCGGCCTTGATAGTCGTGGTGTAGTTGGAGAGTTAAAAGGTGAGCCAGGTTCAAAGCTAGATGTGCATGTAATAAGGGGAGAGGATAAGTTGACTTTGACCTTAGAGCGTGGGTATGTAAGTGTTCCCACAATTAAATTGGCCAAGATGTTGGACGATGAAATTGCGTATATGTATATTTCTCAATTTGGAGCATCAACCTCGAGTGAATTTAGAAAAAAAATAGGTGCATTAACTGAAGCTGGTATGAAGGGCTTGATTCTTGACTTGAGGTTCAATGGTGGCGGTTATTTGAACTCCGCAGTGGGGATTTGTTCAGTCTTTTTAGAATATGGCTCTTTAGTAGCTTATAAAGAAGGTAGAGATGCGGATAGAGAAGATCTTTTAGATATGACGGATGAATCACTGGATCACATTCCTTTGGTTGTGCTAGTCAATGAAGATAGTGCGTCAGCTTCTGAAGTTACGGCGGCTTGCCTAAGGGATTATGAGAGGTGTATTTTGGTAGGCGAAAAAACTTTTGGGAAGGGGTCAGTTCAAGTTATTACGCAGTTGAGTAATGGTGGTAGTATTCGTTTTACCATTGCGAAATATTTTACACCAGGAGGTTATATAATCCATGGTAAGGGTTTAGATCCTGATGTCGAAGTGGAATTGAACTCGACTGAGAAACAGGATTTGAGCAAGCAAATATCAAATTATTCTACAGTGGATTCTGAAGATCCGAAGGATAAGCAATTTGTTAAAGCTTATGAGGCACTTCAAGTAGAATTGCAGTCCTCAAGAACTAAGGCTCCCTTTTTTGTTGAGTTAACGAACGATGAAAAGTGA